A single Eulemur rufifrons isolate Redbay chromosome 9, OSU_ERuf_1, whole genome shotgun sequence DNA region contains:
- the OR1G1 gene encoding olfactory receptor 1G1, producing the protein MGWKNLTNIAEFFLLGFSEQLGQQKVLFGLFLSLYLVTVAGNLLIILAVLMDAQLHTPMYFFLANLSLADACFVSTTVPKMLANIWIQSQVISYSGCLLQLYFFMLFVMLEAFLLAVMAYDRYMAICHPLHYIMVMSPGLCVFLVSASWIVNALHSLLHTLLMNSLSFCADHAIPHFFCDINPLLSLSCSDPFINELVIFIVGGLTGLVCVLCLIISYTYIFSTILKIPSAQGKRKAFSTCSSHLSVVSLFFGTSFCVYFSHPSTRSAEKDTVASVMYTVVTPMLNPFIYSLRNQDMKSSLRKLIWVRKIPSP; encoded by the coding sequence ATGGGATGGAAAAATCTGACCAACATTGCAGAATTTTTCCTTCTGGGGTTCTCTGAGCAGCTGGGGCAGCAGAAGGTCCTCTTTGGACTCTTCCTGTCCCTGTACTTGGTCACTGTGGCCGGCAACCTCCTCATTATTCTAGCCGTCCTCATGGATGCTCAactccacacccccatgtacttcttcctggcCAATCTCTCTCTTGCAGATGCCTGCTTTGTGTCCACTACAGTCCCTAAGATGCTAGCCAACATATGGATCCAGAGTCAGGTCATCTCGTACTCAGGGTGTCTATTACAGCTATATTTTTTCATGCTGTTTGTGATGCTGGAGGCGTTCCTCTTGGCTGTCATGGCCTACGACCGCTACATGGCCATATGCCACCCACTCCACTACATCATGGTCATGAGCCCTGGGCTCTGTGTCTTCCTCGTGTCTGCGTCCTGGATTGTGAATGCCCTCCACTCGCTTCTACACACACTCCTGATGAACAGCCTGTCCTTCTGTGCAGACCACGCGATCCCACACTTCTTCTGCGACATCAACCCCCTCCTGAGTCTCTCCTGCTCAGACCCATTCATCAACGAGCTGGTGATCTTCATCGTTGGGGGTCTCACAGGCCTGGTTTGTGTGCTGTGCCTGATTATCTCTTACACGTACATTTTCTCAACCATCCTGAAGATCCCCTCAGCTCAGGGGAAGCGAAAAGCCTTTTCCACCTGCAGCTCTCATCTCTCTgtggtctctctcttttttgggacttccttttgtgtttatttcagcCACCCCTCAACCCGCTCAGCAGAGAAGGACACAGTTGCATCAGTGATGTACACGGTGGTAACCCCAATGTTGAATCCCTTTATCTATAGTTTGAGGAACCAAGACATGAAGTCTTCCCTGAGAAAGCTAATTTGGGTTAGAAAAATTCCTTCCCCTTAG
- the LOC138392337 gene encoding olfactory receptor 1468-like: protein MTKKNLTVISEFLLLGLPIQPEHQNLFYALFLAMYLTTVLGNLLIIVLIHLDSHLHIPMYLFLSNLSFSDLCFSSVTMPKLLQNMQSQVPSIPYASCLAQMYFYLFFGVLESFLLVVMAHDRYVAVCFPLHYTTIMSYEVCLSLLALSWVLTTAHAMLHTLLMARLSFCADNVIPHFFCDTSTLLKLACSDTWVNRLVIFFMGGLILVIPFILIIMSYARIVSTILKVPSAGGIQKAFSTCGSHLSVVSLFYGTIMGHLCSSTNHNTVKETVMTVMYTVVTPMLNPFIYSLRNRDMKRALGRVFSKKKISFSLKW from the coding sequence ATGACAAAGAAGAACCTAACTGTCATCTCAGAGTTCCTCCTCCTGGGCCTGCCTATCCAGCCAGAGCACCAAAACCTGTTCTATGCCCTGTTCCTGGCCATGTATCTTACCACCGTCCTGGGGAACCTCCTCATCATTGTCCTCATTCATCTGGACTCCCATCTCCACATACCCATGTATTTGTTTCTTAGTAACTTGTCCTTCTCTGACCTCTGTTTTTCCTCTGTCACAATGCCCAAATTGCTCCAGAACATGCAGAGCCAAGTCCCTTCCATCCCCTATGCAAGCTGCCTGGCCcagatgtatttttatttgttttttggagTTCTGGAGAGCTTCCTCCTTGTGGTTATGGCCCATGACCGCTATGTGGCCGTCTGTTTCCCTCTGCACTACACCACCATCATGAGCTACGAGGTTTGTCTGTCTCTGCTGGCGCTGTCCTGGGTGCTGACCACTGCCCATGCCATGTTGCACACCCTGCTCATGGCCAGGCTGTCCTTCTGTGCTGACAATGTGATTCCTCACTTTTTCTGTGACACATCTACTTTGTTGAAGCTGGCCTGCTCTGACACTTGGGTCAATAGGTTGGTGATATTTTTCATGGGAGGGCTCATTCTTGTCATCCCATTCATACTCATCATTATGTCCTATGCAAGAATTGTCTCCACCATCCTCAAGGTCCCTTCTGCTGGGGGCATCCAGAAGGCTTTCTCCACCTGTGGCTCCCACCTCTCGGTGGTGTCTCTCTTCTATGGGACAATTATGGGACATTTATGCTCATCCACAAATCATAATACTGTGAAGGAGACTGTCATGACTGTGATGTACACTGTGGTGACccccatgctgaaccccttcatctacagcctgaggaacagaGACATGAAGAGAGCCCTGGGAAGAgtctttagcaaaaagaaaatttctttctcactAAAATGGTAA